One Desulfomonile tiedjei genomic window, TTTGCTCGGAGTAGTCTCTGTGGCGGGCAAACTCTTTCCCGAGGAAAATCTGTTCTTCTTTCTGCCCGAACATCAGCGGGCCCATCTCTTCACTCATACCCCACTCACAGACCATCTTTCGGGCCAATTCGGTTGCGCGCTCGATGTCATTGCCCGCACCGGTGGTCATATGATTCAGGAATACCTCTTCCGCGGCTCTCCCTCCCATCAGGACGGCAATCTGAGCCAGGAGATAATCTTTGGCGTAAGTGTGCCTGTCGTCCACCGGCAGCTGCTGCGTGACTCCAAGGGCCCGGCCACGCGGAATAATGGTAACCTTATGGATTGGATCGGTGCCGGGTACCTTGCGAGCCACAAAAGTATGTCCAGCTTCATGAAACGCAGTGTTTCGCCTCTCCTCGAGGCTTATGACCATGCTGCGACGCTCTCCTCCCATGAGGACCTTGTCCTTGGCAAACTCAAAATCCCGCATCGCTATCTGGGTGGCGTTCCTCCTGGCCGCGTTGAGCGCGGCTTCATTAACCAGATTCGCAAGATCTGCTCCCGAAAACCCCGGCGTGCCGCGACTTATGGTCTCCAGGTCCACGTCTTTCGTCACGGGAGTCTTGCGAGTGTGAACGCCCAGAATGGCTGTCCTGCCCCGAATATCCGGCTGAGGCACCACCACCTGCCGGTCAAAACGTCCGGGTCTCAACAGAGCCGGGTCCAGAACGTCGGGCCGGTTTGTGGCGCTTATGAGGATGACGCCTTCATTTGTTTCAAAGCCGTCCATCTCGACGAGGAGTTGATTGAGGGTCTGCTCCCTTTCGTCGTGGCCGCCTCCCAGCCCCGCGCCGCGATGGCGCCCGACGGCATCTATCTCGTCAATGAATATTATGCACGGAGCGTGCTTCTTTCCCTGTATGAAAAGGTCCCTGACCCGGGACGCGCCCACGCCGACAAACATCTCCACGAAATCCGACCCGGAAATGGAAAAGAACGGGACGCTTGCCTCACCTGCCACCGCTTTGGCAAGAAGCGTCTTTCCTGTGCCCGGAGCCCCCATCAGCAGGACACCCTTGGGGATCTTCCCTCCCAGTCTTGTGAACTTCTTCGGTTCCCTCAGAAAGTCTATGATTTCGCTGAGTTCTTCCTTGGCCTCTTCGACCCCTGCCACGTCCTGGAAGGTGATCTTGTTCTGGGCTTCACTTATCAGCCGGGCGCGGCTCTTGCCGAAGCTCATGGCTTTCCCGCCACCGGCTTGCATCTGCCGCATGAAGAAGACAAAGATTGCGATCAGAAAGATCATGGGCAGCCACGAAATCAGGGCAGTCAAGTACCAGGGGTTGTCATCGTCAGGGAGAACTTGAACATCGATGTTTTTCTTTAACAGGGTAGGCACCAACTCGTTGTCATGGGGGGGAGCCAGTGTCCTAAAGCTGCCACTACCATCTACGTAACGGCCTTTTAGGCGGTTACCTTGCATGTCAACCGATTTGATCGCCTTTTGGTCCACT contains:
- a CDS encoding ATP-dependent metallopeptidase FtsH/Yme1/Tma family protein produces the protein MNNIYKNLGLWLVICLVMIFLFHLFNQQKTADKTIPYSTFRQEVDQKAIKSVDMQGNRLKGRYVDGSGSFRTLAPPHDNELVPTLLKKNIDVQVLPDDDNPWYLTALISWLPMIFLIAIFVFFMRQMQAGGGKAMSFGKSRARLISEAQNKITFQDVAGVEEAKEELSEIIDFLREPKKFTRLGGKIPKGVLLMGAPGTGKTLLAKAVAGEASVPFFSISGSDFVEMFVGVGASRVRDLFIQGKKHAPCIIFIDEIDAVGRHRGAGLGGGHDEREQTLNQLLVEMDGFETNEGVILISATNRPDVLDPALLRPGRFDRQVVVPQPDIRGRTAILGVHTRKTPVTKDVDLETISRGTPGFSGADLANLVNEAALNAARRNATQIAMRDFEFAKDKVLMGGERRSMVISLEERRNTAFHEAGHTFVARKVPGTDPIHKVTIIPRGRALGVTQQLPVDDRHTYAKDYLLAQIAVLMGGRAAEEVFLNHMTTGAGNDIERATELARKMVCEWGMSEEMGPLMFGQKEEQIFLGKEFARHRDYSEQTAISIDSEVRRIVTENYNQAKRIIEENKETVARIAEALLERETLDAAEIEALIEGRELPELAEQPLTPPEPEPVDLRPLDDGQVIMGPPPATPDPKKI